The Croceibacterium sp. TMG7-5b_MA50 genome segment GCTTCGGGCCATTGCCGCCTGCCACCGCCAACCTGGTCAAGCTGATCGAGATCAAGCACCAGGCCATCGCCGCGCATATCAGCAAGATCGACGTCGGCGCGCGCGGCACGCTGGTGGCGTTCCACAATGACAGCTTCCCTGACCCGATGGGCCTGATCGCGTATGTCGAGCGGCTGAAGGGCACGGCAAAGCTGCGGCCGGACAACAAGCTGGTCATCAACCGCGCCTGGGGCGACCCGGTGAGCCGGCTGAACGGCCTGTACCAGCTGACGCGGGGGTTGAGCGCGATTGTGCGCAAGGCCGAGAAGGAGGCGGTGGGGGTCTAGGGGTGGCGGTATGTTCCTGACGGTACTGCTCTTGCAAACAGCGACCACTCTGCGCCCAACTATCTGCCTCCAGGCCCGTCTATCCGCCGGCTTGGCCTAACGCTCGCCCCGGCGACGCGCTGCGGCCGCGATCAGATTTGCGCCAGGCGTCCCGCGGCGAAATCTCGCGCGAGCGCGACAAAAGCTTGGAAGGCCGCTGATGCATTGCGCCGATTGGAATAATAGAGGCACAGCGGCGCGAGTGGTGGCGTCCAATCTTCGAGAATGCGGACGAGCCGTCTCGCTGCAAGATCCTCTCGCACATCGGACTCCATGAAATAGCCGATGCCGGTGCCGCTTATCACCGCAATCCTGGCAAGTGACGCTTCGTCAAGGGTGATCGGGCCCTCGACGTCGAGCTGCAGTTCTTCGCCGCCCTTCTCGAAACGCCATCGGAACAGGGCGCCATCAGGCAGCCGCACGCGAATGCAGGGATAGCCAAGCAGCTCCTGCGGTACCTGAGGGACAGTACTGTGTCCGAAGAAAGTGGGGGCAACCACCACCGCCATGCGTCGCTTCTGGCCAAGTGGTACGGCGATCGCATCGCTGGGCACCAAATCCGCGCTGCGCACCCCCAGATCGAAG includes the following:
- a CDS encoding LysR family transcriptional regulator; this encodes MAGASLIELEAVLAIVRCGSFRAAALDLGMSATAISNAVSKLERELAVRLLNRTTRSVSLTHAGRIFVAQIKPALDDIQKAMNTARSQQETPSGTLRINAFATAAREIMAPLVLAYLQRYPRVHIDLVTEGRLVDVVAAGFDLGVRSADLVPSDAIAVPLGQKRRMAVVVAPTFFGHSTVPQVPQELLGYPCIRVRLPDGALFRWRFEKGGEELQLDVEGPITLDEASLARIAVISGTGIGYFMESDVREDLAARRLVRILEDWTPPLAPLCLYYSNRRNASAAFQAFVALARDFAAGRLAQI